In Candidatus Sericytochromatia bacterium, the genomic window GGCCGGGCGAGGGTGGAATGCCGGGTTTCGGCTCGAGCGTGTTGACCTGCTCGAGCCCCAACCACTCCAGCAAGTAGATGAGCGACTGGTGGTAGACCACCACCCGCCGATGCGCGGCGGGCAGGCGCGCAAAGCGCTTGGGTTCGCTCTCGGCAAGGCGGCGCAGTTGCGCCTGCAGCAGACGCGCCCGCTCGCGATAAGCGGCCCGCCGATCCGGATCGAGCGCGGCCAATCGCTCGGCCACGGCTGCTGCGACCAGGGCGCCGTTGCGAGGATCCACCATGTAGTGGGGGTTGCCGCCAGGGTGAATGTCCCCCATGGAGCGATCGATGCGCTGCTGGGGCACTTGCTTCAGCGGCACCACCGTGGAAGCGTCCAGCCAGCCGGTCATGCCCCCCGGCCCGCCTGGCTGGATGCGGGGATTGCGAGAGCCTGTGATCAGAGTAGGCAGCCAGCCGGTCTCCAACTCCAGTCCGGTCAGGAGCAAGAAATCCGCCCGGTTCATGGCCAGCACCAGATGGGGCCGCGCATCCACGAAGTGCGGGTCCTGCGAAGGGTAGGCCAGCGCCGTGACCTCCACGTCGGGGCCCCCCACTTCCCGCGCGACGCAGGCCAGATCCGGCAGGGTCGCGACGATCTTGAGCTTGGCCAGGGCTGCCTCGGCCGGCAACCAGACCGTGAGCGCCGCCACGATCCCCCAGATGGCCCGCGTGCTGAACATGGTGGTCCTCCTAAAACTTGTGGGCACCGTGCGCCCCCGTGACGGTCTCAACCGTCAAAAAAGTGGCATAAACGGGCTCCGGGCGCCAGCTGGCCCGGTCCATCGAGACCTGCCAGCGGAAGCGCGAAAACTCCGTCGGCCAGAAGGTCAGGTTGGCGGACAGCCGCCCCCGATCGCCGACCCAATCCGGGTCGAGCGGGTCACCGGGCAGCCCACTGACCAGTTCGTAGCGGAGCGCGGTGCCCCACTGCTGCGCAAATCGCCAGAAGAGCGAGGTATAGCCCCCGTGGTCGACCAGCAGCCCGCCTGGCACCTGACGCCGGCGGGTCATCGCCTCGGTGGTCCAGTTGAGCACATAAAAGGTGGAGCCCGTCAGCGGGCGCCACTTGAGGTAGACATCGGTGCCCAGCAGATCGGCGCGGTTGAAGCGCCCCGTGCCGTGCGGGCCTGTGGCGCCATTGAGCCCCCAGGCCAGCGACCAGTCCGGGCCCAGCGGGAAGAACTGGCGCAAGGAGGCCGTGGCCTGGGTATCGAGCGGGGAGCGCACGGACAGGATGTCGTTGCCCCAGAAGCTGCGGGCCGTCGCGCCACCCCGGGCGTCCGTCAGCGAGCCCACCAGTTCCACGTACCACGGCAGCGGCGCCAGCCAGGAAAGCTCTCCCCCCAGCCCCCGATTGCCCTCCCCTCCGAAAAACTTGCCGTTGGCGAGGGGTTGGTCGACAAACTCCCAGCTGTGCGGGTGGGACGCGTTGAGCCGTCCGAAACGGGTCAGAAACTGCCCCACGCGGGCTTGCAGGTCGAACGGAGCCATCAAGCTGGTGGCATAAGCCTCCTCGATTTCGACGCCGAACTGCGAGTACACCAGGTTGCTGTCGAAGCGCAGGAAAGGATCGACCGGCGCCCCCATGGCCAGTTCGAGCTGCTGCAAGTTGAAGCCGTTGGCCTTGGGATCGTGGCCGCCCAGCTGATCGGGCTCCGAACTGAAAGCGGCGGCGGCCACGTCCATGATCACGGAGATATTCGGGTTCATGTCCTGGAAGGTGCGGGCCACCGACACCATCGGCGCCAGACTGGCAGCCGGTTGCGGAACCGAGGGCACGGGTGGCGCTGAAGCCCCGGCCC contains:
- a CDS encoding zinc ABC transporter substrate-binding protein, which translates into the protein MFSTRAIWGIVAALTVWLPAEAALAKLKIVATLPDLACVAREVGGPDVEVTALAYPSQDPHFVDARPHLVLAMNRADFLLLTGLELETGWLPTLITGSRNPRIQPGGPGGMTGWLDASTVVPLKQVPQQRIDRSMGDIHPGGNPHYMVDPRNGALVAAAVAERLAALDPDRRAAYRERARLLQAQLRRLAESEPKRFARLPAAHRRVVVYHQSLIYLLEWLGLEQVNTLEPKPGIPPSPGHVATVLGQMRSLGVKGILQEEYWPTAVGQLLASKVGARQVLLPGGPDFDQGQRYADYLSGMVDKIHAGLKP
- a CDS encoding zinc-regulated TonB-dependent outer membrane receptor, which encodes MSFVFPSFLPPTPLRAACAASSVARQARVQRQAAMRWLRLGTCLACVWGGASGRAIACEDEARHPLKAPAPVVLAAKKVSPSPSATPSPLPSGVSATDMDDLERLLGGAGASAPPVPSVPQPAASLAPMVSVARTFQDMNPNISVIMDVAAAAFSSEPDQLGGHDPKANGFNLQQLELAMGAPVDPFLRFDSNLVYSQFGVEIEEAYATSLMAPFDLQARVGQFLTRFGRLNASHPHSWEFVDQPLANGKFFGGEGNRGLGGELSWLAPLPWYVELVGSLTDARGGATARSFWGNDILSVRSPLDTQATASLRQFFPLGPDWSLAWGLNGATGPHGTGRFNRADLLGTDVYLKWRPLTGSTFYVLNWTTEAMTRRRQVPGGLLVDHGGYTSLFWRFAQQWGTALRYELVSGLPGDPLDPDWVGDRGRLSANLTFWPTEFSRFRWQVSMDRASWRPEPVYATFLTVETVTGAHGAHKF